Proteins from one Devosia chinhatensis genomic window:
- a CDS encoding ammonium transporter produces MTGFKTPLKIAGGVALASLLLALPVLAQDAPAEEVVEAVVAGEPAIQTQFILNSFLMLFGGILVFWMAAGFAMLEAGFVRTKNVSMQLLKNITMYSLACFAYYLVGYMIMYPGDGWIIDGIFGAIGIAVLEPVGLTAEAADLTYATVSSDFFFQVMFCATAASIVSGALAERIKLLPFLVFVAVLTALIYPIQASWKWGGGFLDQMGFLDFAGSTVVHSVGGWAALAGALLLGARKGKYNPDGTVRAIPGSNMPLAVLGMFILWMGWYGFNGASQLAMGTVGDIADVGRVMANTNAGAIGGALAAAVLSAIIYKKVDLTFVINGALAGLVSITAEPLTPGLGTATLIGAVGGAIVVFTVPLLDRFKIDDVVGAVPVHLFAGIWGTIAVVFTNPDANLGVQLLAILAVGVFVFVISLVVWAILKATMGLRPTAEDEELGLDVAEVGVEAYPEFK; encoded by the coding sequence ATGACAGGGTTCAAAACTCCCCTAAAGATCGCAGGCGGCGTCGCGCTCGCCTCGCTGCTGCTGGCGCTGCCGGTGCTCGCTCAGGATGCCCCGGCCGAAGAGGTCGTGGAAGCGGTGGTCGCCGGTGAACCGGCGATCCAGACTCAGTTCATTCTCAATTCGTTCCTGATGCTGTTCGGCGGCATCCTGGTGTTCTGGATGGCGGCCGGGTTCGCCATGCTGGAAGCCGGCTTCGTGCGCACCAAGAACGTGTCCATGCAGCTCCTGAAGAATATCACCATGTATTCGCTGGCCTGCTTTGCCTATTATCTTGTCGGCTACATGATCATGTATCCTGGCGACGGCTGGATCATCGATGGCATTTTCGGCGCCATCGGCATTGCCGTGCTCGAGCCGGTCGGCCTGACGGCCGAGGCCGCCGACCTGACCTATGCGACCGTCAGCTCCGACTTTTTCTTCCAGGTCATGTTCTGTGCCACCGCCGCGTCCATCGTGTCCGGTGCCCTGGCCGAGCGCATCAAGCTCCTGCCCTTCCTGGTTTTCGTGGCCGTGCTGACCGCGCTGATCTACCCGATCCAGGCTTCCTGGAAGTGGGGCGGCGGTTTCCTCGACCAGATGGGCTTCCTCGACTTCGCCGGCTCCACCGTCGTGCACTCTGTCGGTGGCTGGGCGGCTCTGGCCGGTGCGCTGCTGCTGGGCGCCCGCAAGGGCAAGTACAATCCGGACGGCACCGTGCGCGCCATTCCGGGCTCCAACATGCCGCTCGCCGTGCTCGGCATGTTCATCCTCTGGATGGGCTGGTACGGCTTTAACGGTGCATCGCAGCTGGCCATGGGCACTGTCGGTGACATTGCCGATGTGGGCCGCGTCATGGCCAATACCAATGCCGGTGCCATCGGTGGCGCGCTTGCCGCTGCCGTGCTGTCGGCGATCATCTACAAGAAGGTCGACCTGACCTTCGTGATCAATGGCGCGCTTGCCGGTCTCGTCTCGATCACCGCCGAGCCGCTCACTCCGGGTCTGGGCACGGCAACCCTGATCGGTGCCGTCGGTGGCGCCATCGTGGTCTTCACCGTGCCGCTGCTCGACCGCTTCAAGATCGATGACGTGGTCGGCGCCGTTCCGGTTCACCTGTTCGCCGGTATCTGGGGCACCATCGCCGTGGTCTTCACCAATCCCGATGCCAATCTGGGCGTGCAGCTGCTGGCCATCCTTGCCGTGGGCGTCTTCGTCTTCGTCATCAGCCTCGTCGTCTGGGCGATCCTCAAGGCCACGATGGGCCTGCGCCCAACGGCCGAGGACGAAGAGCTGGGTCTGGACGTGGCCGAGGTCGGCGTCGAGGCCTATCCCGAGTTCAAGTAA
- a CDS encoding P-II family nitrogen regulator yields the protein MKLVVAIIKPSRLEEVRQALNSLDVHGMTVTEVKGYGRQKGHSEIYRGTEYAVHFLPKLKIEIAVDDAIADAVSTAIRDAAQTGRIGDGKIFVLDLLAVTRIRTGETGASAL from the coding sequence ATGAAACTGGTGGTTGCCATCATCAAGCCGTCCCGGCTCGAAGAGGTCCGGCAGGCGCTCAACTCGCTCGACGTGCACGGCATGACCGTGACCGAGGTGAAAGGCTATGGCCGGCAGAAGGGCCATTCCGAGATCTATCGCGGCACCGAATATGCCGTGCATTTCCTGCCCAAGCTCAAGATCGAGATCGCCGTCGATGACGCCATTGCCGATGCGGTGAGCACCGCCATCCGCGATGCCGCCCAGACCGGCCGCATCGGCGACGGCAAGATCTTCGTGCTCGACCTGCTCGCGGTCACCCGCATCCGCACCGGCGAAACCGGCGCTTCCGCGCTCTGA
- a CDS encoding ammonium transporter encodes MKMSKVLAGSALASLLLTLPAWAQDAAQPIAEAAASVADAASEPAAVVDKGDVAWMLVSTMVVIVMTIPGLALFYGGLVRAKNILSVLTQVFLGFSMIAILWVAYGYSLAFAGPTEGGLSAFVGDFSKFFLNGVTLESTAATFSAGFELPELVFIAFQLTFACITSTLIVGGIAERMKFGALMAFLAIWFTFSYVPMAHMVWSGPGLLFGMGAYDFAGGTVVHINSGVAALVAAIILGPRLGYMKEPIPPHNLVMTYIGAGLLWFGWFGFNAGSNLEANALTAVALINTILAPAAGALAWALGEKVTRGHASALGAVSGAVAGLVAITPAAGFAGVGGAIVLGAIAGVVCLWAVVNLKPLLKYDDSLDVFGIHGVGGIVGALGTAVVAAPSLGGYPLGDAAAYSIGGQFMVQLTGVVIAIVWSGVVALVAMLIVKALFGGAKVSEAAESDGLDLSTHGERAYN; translated from the coding sequence ATGAAGATGTCAAAAGTACTGGCGGGCAGTGCGCTTGCCTCCCTGCTGCTGACCCTGCCGGCCTGGGCCCAGGACGCGGCACAGCCCATCGCCGAGGCCGCCGCCTCGGTTGCCGATGCCGCCAGCGAACCGGCCGCCGTGGTCGACAAGGGCGACGTGGCCTGGATGCTCGTCTCCACCATGGTCGTCATCGTCATGACCATTCCGGGCCTGGCCCTGTTCTACGGTGGCCTCGTGCGCGCCAAGAACATCCTCTCGGTGCTGACCCAGGTCTTCCTCGGCTTTTCGATGATCGCCATCCTCTGGGTGGCCTATGGCTATTCGCTGGCCTTTGCCGGCCCCACCGAGGGCGGGCTCTCCGCTTTCGTGGGCGACTTCTCCAAGTTCTTCCTCAACGGCGTGACGCTCGAATCGACCGCGGCAACCTTCTCGGCCGGGTTCGAGCTGCCCGAACTGGTGTTCATCGCCTTCCAGCTGACTTTTGCCTGCATCACCTCGACCCTCATCGTCGGCGGCATTGCCGAACGCATGAAGTTCGGGGCGCTGATGGCCTTTCTGGCCATCTGGTTCACCTTCTCCTACGTCCCCATGGCCCACATGGTCTGGTCCGGCCCGGGCCTGCTGTTCGGCATGGGCGCCTATGACTTTGCCGGCGGCACCGTCGTGCATATCAATTCGGGCGTGGCCGCCCTCGTCGCCGCCATCATCCTCGGACCGCGCCTGGGCTACATGAAGGAGCCCATCCCGCCCCATAACCTGGTCATGACCTATATCGGTGCGGGCCTGCTCTGGTTCGGCTGGTTCGGCTTCAATGCCGGCTCCAATCTCGAAGCCAATGCCCTGACCGCCGTGGCGCTGATCAACACCATCCTGGCTCCCGCCGCCGGTGCCCTGGCCTGGGCCCTGGGTGAAAAGGTCACCCGCGGCCATGCCTCGGCCCTGGGTGCCGTCTCGGGCGCCGTTGCCGGTCTTGTGGCCATCACCCCCGCCGCCGGCTTTGCCGGTGTGGGTGGCGCCATCGTGCTCGGCGCCATTGCCGGCGTGGTGTGCCTGTGGGCCGTGGTCAACCTCAAGCCGCTGCTGAAATACGACGATTCGCTCGACGTGTTCGGCATCCACGGCGTCGGCGGCATTGTCGGCGCCCTGGGCACCGCGGTCGTCGCGGCCCCCTCGCTGGGTGGCTACCCGCTGGGCGATGCGGCAGCCTATTCGATCGGCGGCCAGTTCATGGTGCAGCTGACCGGCGTGGTCATCGCCATCGTCTGGTCCGGTGTCGTGGCGCTCGTCGCCATGCTGATCGTCAAGGCGCTCTTTGGTGGCGCCAAGGTCTCCGAAGCTGCCGAAAGCGACGGTCTCGATCTCTCGACCCACGGCGAACGCGCCTATAACTGA